Proteins encoded together in one Chitinophaga sp. LS1 window:
- a CDS encoding metal-dependent hydrolase family protein, with product MRYVVFAFFLLFNISVNAQSSYLFKPDRVFDGTVMHANWWVLVRDSQIVAAGDPATIQVPEKVTVIDLKGMTLMPGLIEGHSHLFLHPYNETSWNDQVLTESGAERTARAVVHARATLMAGFTTARDLGTEGAMYDDAGLKEAINKGIIPGPRLIVATRAIVATGSYGPKGYNGDIPLGAEEADGTDGLTKAIRSQIGHGADVIKLYADYRWGLNKTPAPTFTATELKLAVEVAGSSGRYVVVHSGTEEGMRRAIEAGVRTIEHGDGGTPELFRLMKEKGIALCPTLTATESIASYKGWRKGIDQETVAIKQKHKIFNDAMKAGVTICMGGDVGVFAHGDNSREMLLMVEYGMKPIDVLHAATAVNASVFGLPLLGNIRAGYVADLIAVKGDPVADIAVVKLVSMVMQNGVIVLDITR from the coding sequence ATGAGATACGTCGTTTTTGCTTTTTTCCTTCTATTCAATATATCTGTCAATGCCCAGTCCTCTTACCTTTTCAAACCGGATCGTGTATTTGACGGAACTGTTATGCATGCTAACTGGTGGGTATTGGTGAGGGATAGTCAGATCGTGGCTGCCGGCGATCCTGCAACTATCCAGGTGCCTGAAAAAGTAACTGTTATTGACCTGAAAGGCATGACCCTTATGCCTGGGCTTATAGAAGGCCATTCACATCTTTTCTTACATCCTTATAATGAAACCAGCTGGAATGATCAGGTGCTCACTGAATCAGGAGCGGAACGTACGGCCCGCGCTGTAGTGCATGCCAGAGCTACGCTTATGGCGGGGTTCACTACTGCACGGGATCTGGGTACGGAAGGGGCGATGTATGATGATGCTGGTTTAAAAGAAGCGATTAATAAAGGTATTATTCCAGGTCCCCGTTTAATCGTTGCTACCCGTGCTATTGTTGCCACTGGTAGTTATGGGCCTAAAGGATACAATGGTGATATTCCGCTTGGCGCTGAAGAAGCTGATGGTACGGATGGCCTTACAAAAGCCATTCGATCTCAGATCGGCCATGGTGCTGATGTGATTAAATTATATGCAGATTACCGATGGGGGTTGAATAAAACACCGGCACCTACGTTTACGGCTACAGAACTTAAGCTTGCGGTAGAAGTAGCTGGTAGTAGTGGTCGGTATGTGGTGGTACATTCCGGCACTGAAGAGGGGATGCGCCGCGCTATAGAGGCGGGTGTGCGTACTATTGAACATGGGGATGGGGGAACGCCTGAATTATTCAGGTTGATGAAAGAGAAAGGTATTGCATTGTGTCCTACACTTACAGCTACTGAATCTATTGCCAGTTATAAAGGCTGGCGTAAAGGCATAGACCAGGAAACGGTTGCGATAAAACAAAAGCACAAGATCTTTAATGACGCGATGAAGGCAGGTGTTACTATTTGTATGGGAGGGGATGTAGGTGTATTTGCACATGGTGATAATAGTCGTGAGATGTTGCTAATGGTAGAATACGGTATGAAACCTATTGATGTACTACATGCGGCTACAGCTGTCAATGCAAGTGTATTTGGTTTGCCGCTGCTGGGAAATATCAGGGCTGGTTATGTGGCCGATCTGATTGCAGTAAAGGGAGATCCGGTGGCAGATATTGCGGTTGTGAAGCTGGTTTCCATGGTGATGCAGAATGGGGTTATAGTGTTGGATATTACCCGGTAA
- a CDS encoding SDR family oxidoreductase, with translation MQQPFENKVAVITGGTSGIGKAIAIDLLRSGAKVAVCGRKQDALQALNDELKTNALFTYVADVSKEDDCKAFIGQTIAHFGKIDILINNAGISMRALFNGVNLSVLKQLMDINFWGTVYCTNYALPSILENKGTIVGVSSIAGYRGLPGRTGYSASKFAMQGFLESLRTELLHTGVNVMWVCPGFTASNIRNTALNEKGNVQGETPLDEGKLMTAEAVASAINKSIAKRKRTLVLTGQGKLTVLLSKLLPGFLDGMVYNHFKKEPNSPLK, from the coding sequence ATGCAACAACCTTTCGAAAACAAAGTAGCCGTTATCACCGGCGGAACTTCCGGTATAGGAAAAGCCATCGCAATTGACCTCCTTCGCTCCGGCGCCAAAGTCGCCGTATGTGGCCGCAAGCAGGACGCCCTGCAGGCCTTAAACGATGAGCTGAAAACAAATGCCCTGTTTACCTATGTCGCCGATGTCAGTAAAGAGGATGATTGTAAAGCTTTTATTGGACAAACTATTGCCCATTTCGGTAAAATAGATATCCTCATCAACAATGCAGGTATCTCTATGCGCGCCCTCTTCAATGGTGTCAATTTGTCTGTGTTAAAACAACTAATGGATATCAATTTCTGGGGAACCGTGTATTGTACAAATTATGCATTACCTTCCATCCTCGAAAATAAAGGAACCATCGTCGGCGTATCTTCCATCGCCGGTTACCGTGGCCTTCCCGGCAGAACCGGTTACTCTGCCAGCAAGTTCGCCATGCAGGGCTTCCTGGAATCGCTGAGAACAGAACTCCTGCATACAGGCGTAAACGTAATGTGGGTATGCCCGGGCTTTACTGCCTCCAATATCCGCAACACGGCACTGAACGAAAAAGGTAACGTACAGGGCGAAACACCCCTTGATGAAGGAAAACTCATGACCGCCGAAGCCGTTGCTTCAGCTATCAATAAATCGATTGCTAAACGTAAACGTACATTGGTATTGACAGGACAGGGAAAACTGACCGTGTTACTGAGTAAACTACTACCCGGATTCCTGGATGGAATGGTGTACAACCACTTTAAGAAAGAACCAAATTCTCCTTTAAAATAA
- a CDS encoding SAM-dependent chlorinase/fluorinase: MSIITLTSDIGLQDYLVGAMKGQLSQDCPGAQLVDVTHQISPFNLPQATYICKGAFAHFAAGTFHMVLINLFDRKADHVLLAQHNGQYIACADNGLITMIAEGLPGVVVKLPLGKDQAKDTFGILRRFAQAFNDLKSGKKLADLGEQANEYVIKNNLQPMTGQDYIDGQIIHIDNFENVVVNITRKQFEEQRQNRKFSIFFRRDEVISSLSETYSDVPEGHKLAMFNAAGYLEIAINKGNAAGLFGLQGFRRDQLTSQQNTGYQKLSFYQTVRVIFN, from the coding sequence ATGTCCATTATAACACTAACATCAGATATCGGTTTACAGGATTACCTCGTCGGCGCCATGAAAGGGCAGCTGTCGCAGGACTGTCCCGGTGCTCAGTTAGTGGACGTTACTCACCAGATTTCTCCGTTCAACCTGCCGCAGGCTACGTATATCTGTAAAGGTGCTTTCGCGCATTTTGCAGCAGGTACATTTCATATGGTACTCATTAATCTGTTCGATAGAAAAGCAGATCATGTGTTGCTCGCTCAGCACAATGGTCAATATATCGCCTGCGCAGATAACGGGCTGATTACCATGATTGCAGAAGGGTTACCTGGAGTAGTTGTCAAATTACCGCTCGGAAAAGATCAGGCGAAAGATACCTTTGGTATACTGAGACGTTTTGCTCAGGCATTCAATGATCTCAAAAGCGGTAAGAAATTAGCTGACCTGGGAGAACAGGCAAACGAATACGTTATTAAGAATAACTTACAGCCCATGACCGGGCAGGATTATATCGATGGTCAGATCATTCATATCGACAACTTCGAAAATGTTGTAGTGAATATCACCCGCAAACAGTTCGAAGAGCAGCGCCAGAATAGAAAGTTCTCTATCTTTTTCCGCAGGGATGAAGTCATTTCCTCCCTCAGTGAAACCTATTCCGATGTACCGGAAGGACATAAACTGGCCATGTTCAATGCCGCCGGTTACCTGGAGATCGCTATTAATAAAGGTAATGCTGCCGGTTTGTTTGGTTTACAAGGGTTCCGCAGGGATCAGTTGACGAGCCAGCAGAATACCGGGTACCAGAAACTGTCGTTTTACCAGACGGTCAGAGTCATATTTAACTGA
- a CDS encoding DUF5995 family protein — MPAQTINEVISRLEEIIATSITTDNRAGYFAALYHKVTCRVKEGIAAGEFQDGPRMERLDVVFANRYIAAYDEWTAKNKTGVSLSWQVTFEQLQKRSVLVLQHLLLGMNAHINLDLGVAVVEIAKEYNTPLQLIHQDFNSINTILAALSYEVINELNRISPLLSLLGKHSGNNSLLIQFALSNARDGAWCFAEDLYNSGNTIASRDQDIHKLGGSIVTTKGFIKITVFFIHLFELKNPSKITNILRNYQKMYLKVR, encoded by the coding sequence ATGCCCGCGCAAACTATTAATGAGGTGATTTCCCGGTTAGAGGAGATCATCGCAACATCTATCACCACAGATAACAGGGCCGGCTATTTCGCTGCCTTATACCACAAAGTCACATGTCGTGTAAAAGAAGGAATTGCAGCAGGAGAGTTTCAGGATGGACCGAGAATGGAAAGACTGGATGTGGTCTTTGCCAATCGTTACATTGCGGCTTATGATGAATGGACGGCGAAGAATAAAACCGGTGTATCCTTATCATGGCAAGTGACGTTTGAGCAGCTACAAAAGAGATCTGTATTGGTTTTGCAGCATTTACTGTTAGGTATGAATGCGCATATTAATCTGGATCTTGGCGTAGCAGTAGTGGAAATAGCGAAAGAATATAATACCCCTTTACAGTTAATACACCAGGACTTTAATAGTATTAATACTATTCTCGCGGCCTTGAGTTATGAAGTGATCAACGAGCTAAATAGAATATCTCCCTTACTATCTTTACTAGGCAAACATTCAGGAAATAATTCATTGTTAATCCAGTTTGCACTGAGTAATGCGAGAGATGGAGCATGGTGCTTTGCAGAGGATTTATATAATAGTGGAAATACAATTGCTTCCAGAGATCAGGATATTCATAAACTGGGTGGGAGTATTGTCACCACCAAAGGCTTTATCAAAATAACTGTTTTTTTTATCCATTTATTTGAGCTGAAAAATCCTTCTAAGATTACCAATATCCTAAGGAATTATCAAAAAATGTATCTTAAGGTGCGGTGA
- a CDS encoding DUF2723 domain-containing protein, translating into MNFKRTNNIVGWVICIIACTVYIMTMEATGSLWDCGEFISTAAKVQIPHPPGAPLFVLLGRLFIIFFGQKHAAIGVNTMSALASGFTILFLFWTITHFARRLMVKAGESISGEKMIAIMGAGIVGALAYTFSDSFWFSAVEGEVYAMSSFFTAIVFWAILKWEHESEEAYADRWIVFIAFMMGLSIGVHLLNLLTIPAIVMVYYFKRYKATPMGTFWAFIIGCAITGLIQKFIIQDTIKASGYMDVFFVNYLHLPFFTGFGFYFIAIIAALIYGLKNPKFGIYAPLILISSVILIPAFIDADGSGMIFLKIIIAGAVLGIPWVVKQAGGNLLLPNVVHATKLTIYCTLFLLLGYSTYITTMVRSTANPAVDMYNVDNPISLVGYLGREQYGDFPLIYGQVFTARPSEYKETSNVYARGFDENGKPKYVVAGKKQEPVYAPEDKMLFPRVWDASNDQGHADYYRSFLGLQQGEKPTFGDNVKFFLEYQVNFMYFRYFMWNFAGKQNDTQGYGNVRDGNWISGIPFIDNFLYGDQSNMPDSLKNNKGHNTLFLLPFLLGIFGLLYHYKYHRRDTLVVGLLFFFTGFAIVLYLNQAGNQPRERDYAYVGSFYAYAVWIGLGVLAVYQFLKSKTKLAVAAPIATVICILAVPVLMGAQEWDDHDRSTKTIAKDVASDYLNSCAPNAILFTVGDNDTYPLWFAQEVEGVRTDVRVINLSLLGVDWYIDQARQAVNQSPAIPMTWSADKYRGENHNYVQFYDGGNFPQDKFYNLKEVLNFMGSTDSRAMVTTQSNEQMNYLPVKRLFIPVDKAEVLASNTVSAYDSSRILPQLPFQVNKNYLLKNDLAALDIIATNAWKRPIYFTSPTDLGLNDYLRMDGLTYRLVPLKKEESEDPMGAEKNVNVPVMYDVMMNKFTFGGANIPTTYFDEPNRKLLQYLRNAYTRLGTALALDNKKDQALLALNKADSNLLQSTFPYAMTTPGQMHNYSSMQTVYAYYLAGDKAKAEQIASLIKKDCQQQINYYRSLPENRMTSDLQRDGQMAQQFISLLDRMKSDFSDTAHHAMQDLPGGNVISTDDSTK; encoded by the coding sequence ATGAATTTTAAAAGGACCAACAACATTGTGGGTTGGGTTATTTGTATCATTGCCTGCACTGTCTATATTATGACTATGGAGGCGACCGGCAGCTTATGGGACTGCGGTGAGTTTATTAGCACCGCCGCAAAGGTGCAGATCCCTCACCCTCCAGGGGCTCCGCTTTTTGTGCTGTTGGGTAGGCTCTTTATTATTTTCTTCGGCCAGAAGCATGCCGCTATTGGTGTTAACACGATGTCTGCCCTTGCAAGTGGATTCACTATCCTGTTCCTCTTTTGGACCATTACCCACTTTGCACGCCGCCTTATGGTGAAGGCAGGCGAATCGATCTCCGGCGAAAAAATGATCGCTATCATGGGCGCAGGTATCGTAGGTGCCCTCGCTTATACTTTCTCTGACTCATTCTGGTTCTCTGCTGTGGAAGGTGAGGTATACGCTATGTCGTCTTTCTTCACTGCCATCGTATTCTGGGCTATCCTGAAATGGGAACATGAATCCGAAGAGGCTTATGCCGACCGCTGGATCGTGTTCATCGCTTTCATGATGGGGCTCTCTATTGGTGTCCACCTGCTGAACCTCCTCACCATCCCTGCTATTGTGATGGTATATTACTTTAAACGTTACAAAGCGACCCCAATGGGTACCTTCTGGGCGTTTATTATTGGTTGTGCGATAACCGGTCTGATACAGAAATTCATTATCCAGGATACCATCAAGGCTTCCGGTTATATGGATGTGTTCTTCGTAAACTATCTGCACCTGCCTTTCTTCACTGGTTTTGGATTCTACTTTATTGCAATTATTGCAGCCCTGATCTATGGTCTGAAAAATCCGAAATTCGGCATTTATGCTCCATTGATCCTGATCTCTTCCGTAATCCTCATCCCTGCATTCATCGACGCTGATGGTAGTGGTATGATATTCCTGAAGATCATCATCGCAGGTGCGGTACTGGGTATTCCATGGGTGGTTAAACAGGCTGGTGGTAACCTGTTGCTACCAAATGTTGTACATGCAACCAAGCTGACTATCTACTGTACGCTCTTCCTGTTACTGGGTTACTCCACTTATATTACCACCATGGTGAGGTCTACTGCTAATCCGGCTGTAGATATGTATAACGTAGATAACCCGATCTCCCTGGTTGGTTACCTGGGTCGTGAGCAGTATGGTGATTTCCCGCTGATCTATGGTCAGGTATTTACTGCCCGTCCTTCCGAATACAAAGAAACCAGCAATGTGTACGCACGCGGTTTTGATGAAAACGGTAAACCTAAATATGTAGTTGCCGGCAAAAAACAGGAACCTGTTTATGCTCCAGAAGATAAAATGCTGTTCCCACGTGTTTGGGACGCGTCCAACGATCAGGGCCATGCTGACTACTATCGTAGCTTCCTGGGCTTACAACAGGGTGAAAAGCCAACTTTTGGCGACAATGTGAAGTTCTTCCTGGAATACCAGGTTAACTTTATGTACTTCCGTTACTTCATGTGGAACTTTGCTGGTAAACAGAACGATACACAGGGTTATGGTAACGTGAGAGATGGTAACTGGATTTCCGGTATTCCTTTCATCGACAACTTCCTGTATGGTGACCAGTCTAACATGCCAGATAGTTTGAAGAACAACAAGGGTCACAATACCCTGTTCCTCCTGCCATTCCTCTTAGGTATATTCGGTCTGTTGTATCATTATAAATACCACCGCCGCGATACCCTTGTTGTAGGTCTGCTGTTCTTCTTCACAGGTTTCGCGATCGTACTTTACCTAAACCAGGCTGGTAACCAGCCACGTGAGCGTGACTACGCTTATGTAGGATCTTTCTATGCTTATGCGGTGTGGATTGGTCTGGGTGTACTGGCAGTATATCAGTTCCTGAAGAGCAAAACCAAACTGGCAGTTGCTGCGCCAATCGCTACTGTGATCTGTATCCTGGCAGTACCTGTACTGATGGGTGCGCAGGAGTGGGATGATCATGATCGTTCTACCAAAACGATTGCTAAAGACGTGGCTTCTGACTACCTTAATTCATGTGCGCCGAATGCGATCCTCTTCACTGTAGGTGATAACGATACTTACCCGCTGTGGTTTGCACAGGAAGTAGAAGGTGTTCGTACCGATGTACGTGTGATCAACCTGAGCTTGCTTGGTGTTGACTGGTATATCGATCAGGCCCGCCAGGCGGTAAACCAGAGTCCAGCTATTCCAATGACTTGGAGTGCGGATAAATACCGTGGCGAAAACCACAACTACGTTCAGTTCTATGATGGTGGTAACTTCCCGCAGGATAAATTCTATAACCTGAAAGAAGTACTGAACTTCATGGGTTCTACTGACAGTCGTGCGATGGTAACCACTCAGAGTAATGAGCAGATGAACTACCTCCCTGTAAAGAGACTGTTCATTCCTGTTGATAAAGCTGAAGTACTGGCTTCCAATACTGTAAGTGCGTACGACAGCAGCCGTATCCTGCCACAGCTGCCATTCCAGGTAAATAAGAACTACCTGCTGAAGAATGACCTGGCTGCACTGGATATCATTGCTACCAATGCATGGAAACGCCCTATCTATTTCACCAGCCCTACCGATCTGGGTCTGAACGACTACCTCCGTATGGATGGTCTGACCTATCGCCTGGTTCCACTGAAGAAAGAAGAAAGCGAAGATCCAATGGGTGCTGAGAAGAATGTGAACGTGCCGGTGATGTACGATGTAATGATGAATAAATTCACCTTCGGTGGTGCGAATATTCCAACTACTTACTTCGACGAACCAAACCGTAAGCTGCTTCAGTATCTGAGAAATGCTTATACCCGCCTGGGTACTGCACTGGCGCTGGATAATAAGAAAGATCAGGCGTTACTGGCACTGAACAAGGCGGATAGCAACCTGTTGCAAAGCACGTTCCCTTATGCGATGACTACTCCGGGGCAGATGCATAACTACAGTTCTATGCAGACTGTATATGCGTACTACCTGGCTGGTGATAAGGCGAAGGCTGAGCAGATTGCCAGTCTGATCAAGAAGGATTGTCAGCAGCAGATCAACTATTATCGTAGTCTGCCTGAGAACAGAATGACCAGCGATTTGCAGCGTGATGGACAGATGGCGCAACAGTTTATTTCATTACTGGATCGTATGAAATCAGACTTTAGCGATACTGCGCATCATGCCATGCAGGATTTACCTGGTGGTAATGTGATCAGTACAGACGATAGCACTAAGTAA